The proteins below come from a single Aphanothece sacrum FPU1 genomic window:
- a CDS encoding ATP adenylyltransferase family protein, with protein sequence MLEQLEQIILEPDNLWNKVIGQTEFALNCGALHSIPTDTEFVKEGEINFLVRVLTNLDRKEKAKQEQEKQVKQTGKNFNPFLPYEQDLFVTDISKTHLCLLNKYNVVPYHLLIITREFEDQESSLNLNDIGALWACLLQIDGLIFYNSGQVAGASQPHKHLQLVPLPFADEGERIPIEPFLKKAQFEGEIGEIPSFSFSHAFTYLDINHNSDFTEIIHTILRKYESLLDKIGLLRTEQKPSGAYNLLITRQWMMVIKRSQASFESISVNSLGFAGAFIGT encoded by the coding sequence ATGTTAGAACAATTAGAACAAATTATACTTGAACCTGATAATTTGTGGAATAAAGTTATTGGACAAACTGAATTTGCTCTTAACTGTGGTGCATTACACAGCATTCCCACTGACACTGAATTTGTTAAAGAGGGAGAGATTAATTTTTTAGTGAGAGTGTTAACAAATTTAGACCGTAAAGAAAAAGCTAAACAAGAACAAGAAAAACAAGTTAAACAAACAGGAAAAAACTTTAATCCGTTTCTACCCTATGAACAAGATTTATTTGTTACAGATATTTCTAAAACTCATTTATGTCTCTTAAATAAATATAATGTTGTTCCTTATCACTTATTAATTATTACTCGTGAATTTGAAGACCAAGAAAGCTCGTTAAATCTCAATGATATAGGAGCATTATGGGCTTGTTTATTACAAATAGATGGACTAATATTTTATAATAGTGGTCAAGTTGCAGGAGCTAGTCAACCTCATAAACATTTACAATTAGTTCCCCTTCCTTTTGCCGATGAAGGTGAAAGAATTCCGATTGAACCTTTCTTAAAAAAAGCTCAATTTGAGGGCGAAATTGGAGAAATTCCGAGTTTTTCTTTTAGTCATGCTTTCACTTATTTAGACATTAATCATAATTCCGATTTTACAGAAATTATTCATACTATTTTAAGAAAATATGAAAGTTTATTAGACAAAATTGGTTTACTAAGAACAGAACAAAAACCATCAGGAGCTTATAATCTTTTGATAACCCGACAATGGATGATGGTAATTAAGCGATCGCAAGCAAGTTTTGAGTCTATTTCTG
- a CDS encoding Tab2/Atab2 family RNA-binding protein encodes MTILQADFYKYSLNNPEKTVQWQLLICDSQGEIIHDATCQQSDANANWLIVQLKPIINKYSPDFIQVFRPQCVGLLTVACEALGILIEPTRRTSKLKEILQQRYNTSNYNPVKLEQLPPQALPENLWGDQWRFASFKADEIVDYFSDHPIPIIDFPQILNPFNLGIPSSINIPGVVIYGGKKSIYLARWLAENKPVSLTHIPTQVNQSGGLILESGLIDRWVLLTFDDAEMSQSAQQYESRKQASQGLHFLVVQPDDTGMTYSGVWLLRNEEI; translated from the coding sequence ATGACTATTCTGCAAGCAGATTTTTATAAATATTCCTTAAATAACCCAGAAAAAACTGTTCAATGGCAACTGCTTATTTGTGATTCTCAAGGAGAGATAATTCATGACGCGACTTGTCAGCAATCTGATGCAAATGCTAACTGGTTAATTGTCCAATTGAAACCAATTATAAATAAATATTCTCCTGATTTCATCCAAGTTTTTCGCCCTCAATGCGTCGGCTTATTAACAGTCGCTTGTGAAGCTTTAGGTATTCTAATTGAACCCACCAGACGCACTTCTAAACTTAAAGAAATTTTGCAACAACGTTATAATACTTCTAATTATAATCCAGTTAAATTAGAACAATTGCCACCTCAAGCATTACCGGAAAATTTATGGGGAGATCAGTGGCGATTTGCTTCATTTAAAGCAGATGAAATTGTTGACTATTTTAGTGATCACCCAATTCCTATAATAGATTTTCCTCAGATTTTAAACCCTTTTAATTTAGGGATACCTTCCAGTATTAATATTCCAGGAGTAGTTATTTATGGTGGCAAAAAATCTATTTATTTAGCTCGATGGTTAGCGGAAAATAAACCTGTTTCTTTAACTCATATTCCCACACAAGTTAATCAATCTGGGGGTTTAATTTTAGAATCAGGATTAATTGATCGTTGGGTTTTATTAACTTTTGATGATGCTGAAATGTCCCAATCTGCTCAACAATATGAATCTCGTAAACAAGCAAGTCAAGGACTTCATTTTTTAGTCGTCCAACCAGATGATACTGGAATGACTTATAGTGGAGTTTGGTTATTACGAAATGAGGAAATATAA
- the rimM gene encoding ribosome maturation factor RimM (Essential for efficient processing of 16S rRNA), translated as MKENTDNWLEIGKIVAAQGLKGELKVVPSTDFPERFEQPGQRWLQPLNSSSPQPVGLISGRYVPGKDICIIRLEGIETRTQAEALKGYKLLVLSSDRVKLEKDEYHVSELINLEVYHQKTGELIGIVTDIFESGHDLLEIELNRSKVTVEVIEIEEVEEEIISNKKKEKVKKNKILIPFVYDIVPVVDLDNKRIEINPPKGLLELVE; from the coding sequence ATGAAAGAAAATACAGATAATTGGTTAGAGATTGGCAAGATTGTGGCTGCACAGGGATTAAAAGGGGAATTAAAAGTAGTTCCTAGTACTGATTTTCCTGAAAGATTTGAACAACCTGGACAACGATGGTTACAACCGCTTAATAGTTCATCTCCTCAACCTGTTGGACTAATTAGCGGTCGATATGTTCCTGGAAAAGATATCTGTATTATTCGTTTGGAAGGAATAGAAACTAGAACGCAAGCAGAAGCATTAAAAGGGTATAAGTTATTAGTATTAAGTAGCGATCGCGTAAAATTAGAGAAAGATGAATATCATGTCTCAGAGTTAATTAATTTGGAAGTTTATCATCAAAAAACGGGCGAATTAATTGGGATTGTGACTGACATTTTTGAATCGGGACATGATTTATTAGAAATTGAGTTAAATCGGTCTAAGGTTACTGTTGAAGTGATAGAAATTGAAGAGGTAGAAGAAGAAATTATTTCTAATAAAAAGAAAGAGAAAGTTAAGAAGAATAAAATATTAATTCCCTTTGTTTATGATATTGTTCCGGTAGTTGACTTAGATAATAAGCGAATAGAAATTAATCCCCCTAAAGGGTTATTAGAATTAGTTGAATAA